Genomic segment of Arthrobacter antioxidans:
GCGGAGCTTCGTGAAGGCCATCGTGCAGGCCGACGCCTACGGCATCGCCCTGTCGGGTGTCCTGCGGACCCAGGCCAAGGTCATGCGCGTGAAGCGCCGCCAGCGCGCCGAGGAGAAGGCGATGAAGCTCCCCGTCGCGGTGCTCTTCCCGCTCCTGCTGTTCATCTTCCCGGTGCTGTTCATCGTGATCCTCGGCCCTGCCGCACTCAACGTCATGGACACGTTCGCCGGACAGTAAGGGGGCTCCCGGCTGATCGTCAGGGCCCCGCCGTAGGCTGGGACGGTGCTTCCGAATGCCCCCCACCCCAATCCGCCGCTCGTTGACCTCACGGTCCTCGCCCACCTCGAGCAGCAATTCAACGACGCCGGACCCGCCCGGGCCTTCGCCCGCGACTACATCGCGGGCTTCGGGGACCGCTGCCTGCGGCTCACGCGCTCCGTCGCCGACCAGGACCTGCCTGCGGCCCTCGAGGCCGCGCTGAGCCTCCGCAATTCCTCCCTCATGCTCGGTGCCGAGCGGCTCGTCGCCCTCACCGCGGCCTTCGAGGCAGCCATCTCCTCGGCCGACCTCGACGCCGCGCGCCGCGCCCTGCCCGGCATCGAACGCTGCGGGCTGGACACGATCCGCGAACTCGAGACCCGCTATCTCGACCCTGCCTGAGGAGCGAGCAGCCCGTCAGGCACGCACCGGGGTCAGCCGGTAGCCGACGCCGCGCACGGTCTGCAGCCAGCGAGGGTTCTTCGGATCCTCCTCGAGCTTCCGCCGGAGGTTGCCGATGTGCACCTCGATCGCCCGCTCGTCCGAGTCGCTGATGTACGTGTCCTCGCCGTAGTAGTCGCCCCGGACAACCCGGACCAGATCGGCCTTCGTCCTCACGGCGCCGCTGCTCTTCAGCATCTCGTTGAGCAGGTCGAACTCGCTGCGCGTCAGCGGGAGGTCACGTCCGTCGACCACCACGGTGCGCGCCGAGGCGTTCAGGGCCAGTCCGTTGTGCTCGAACACCGGCGACGCCCCGCCGGCCGGTGCCGACGCCTCGGACGGCGCCGACGTCGTCGGGCCGGGACCCTCGACGTCCGGTTCCGGGGCTGCGCGCGGGCGTCGCAGCATGGCCGCGATCCGCGCGCGCAGTTCCCGGGGGCGGAACGGCTTGGTGAGATAGTCGTCGGCACCCGACTGCAGCGCGGTGAGGGTGTCCAGTTCGTCGCCCCGCGAGGTCAGCATCACCACGTAGCAGTTGGTGAAACCACGGATGCGCCGCAGCACCTCGTACCCGTCGATGTCCGGCAGCCCGACGTCGACCGTCACCACCGTGGCGTCGTGCATGCGCACCAGGTCCACGCCGGCCCGTCCGTTCGGCGCCACATGGACGTCGAAGCCCGACTGCCGAAGCACGGCCCCCACCAGATTCCGCACATCGGCATCGTCCTCGATGACGACTGCCACTCCCGGATCGCTCATTCAGTTCCAACCCCCATCCGACCTGCGGTGAAGCCCAGCCGATTCGTCATGGCAACCATTCTGCCGTCCGTACGGGCGAAATGTGCCCGATGCGCGTGCAAAACGCGGGGATGGCGACATAATGAGGGCAGTACGTAGGTCTCAGCGTCGGAAAGTCATTCAGCATGTGGAGTTCTCCCGTCCCCTGGCTCGTGCATGGCTAGCGGCTCCAGCACGTCATGGTCGAGCGCGGCGTCGAGGATGTCCATCGGCCGCGCGGGCATCCTCTGCCAGGTCCCGCTCACGCTGATCGTCGTCGTGCTGTCCCTCACCGCGCCGGTCCTCCGGCCCGGCCTGATGGCCGACCCGACGTACGAGCTGGGCTTCTGGCTGATCCTGATCCTGCTGGCCCTGTGCGTCGTCGTCCCGTGGAACGAGCTGCCGCGCGGCACCGTACTCGTGATCCCCGTCCTCGACTTCGTTGCGATCGCCCTGCTGCGGACCGGCGCAATGGATGTCCAGCCGGCGCTCGGGGTGCTGGCCGTCTTCCCCGTCCTCTGGCTCATGCGCTCCGCGCTGCCCACCTGGGCGGCCCTCGCCTGCTCCGTGGGCGGTTCCCTGCTCATCACCGCGTGGCCCTTCCTGGACTCCTTCGATCCGACGCTCCTGTCCTCGTACGCCGGCGCCCTGCTGCTGCCCGTCCTGATGCTCTGCATCGGCGTCACCATCCGTGTCATGAGCGCCGGTGCCGACGCCCGCCAAGCCGAGCTCGAACGCAAGGACCGCGAGCTCACCGACCTCCTGAACGCCGCCATCGATCGCGAGCGGGTGCTCACCGCGATCCTCAACACGGTGGACGTCGGCCTCACCGCCGTGGATGCCCACGGCAGCACCACGCTGACGAACCGGCAACAGGAGCTGTTCAACCGGCTCTCGGCCGGCGACGACGAGCACGACACCCTCCTCTTCGGTCCGGACCGCGTCACGCCGCTGCCTCCCGACCGGCGGCCCGTGCATCGGGCCCTCACGGGTGAGACGTTCGCGGACCAGCTGGTCTGGGTCGGGGACGGGGACGCGCAGCGCGCGCTCTCGACGGCGGCCCGGCCCATCAAGAACGCCGACGGCGGCATCACCGGCGCCCTGGTCGCGTGCAGCGACGTCACCGAGCTGGTCGAGGCGGTGACGGCCAAGGACACGTTCATCTCGAACATCTCCCACGAGTTCCATGCCCCGCTGACCTCGGTGCTGGGCTACCTCGAGCTCGTCCTGGAGGACGACCACCCGCTGCCCGCACACCTCGCGGGCTATGTCGACGTCGCGGGCCGCAACGCCGAGCGCGTGCTCCACCTGGTCGCCGATCTGCTGTCCACCGCGGGCGACCGCGTCAGGGTGCATCCGCGCCCCGTGGATCTCGCGGCCGTGATCGAGATGAGCGTCCGCTCCAACCGGCTCCGTGCGCAGAAGAACGGGGTGCGGCTCCGGACCGACACCCACAGCCCGCTCTGGACGCTCATCGATCCGCTGCGGATCTCCCAGGTGCTCGACAACCTGCTGTCCAACGCCATCAAGTACTCCCCCGAGGGCGGCCTCGTGATCGTCCGTGCGGAGGAGACCGAATCCGAGATCAACCTCCACGTCGACGACCGCGGCATGGGCATGACCGAGCAGGAGGCCGGCCAGGTCTTCTCCCGCTTCTACCGGACGCCCGCTGCCCGCCGGGCGGACATCGACGGCGCGGGGCTCGGGCTGGCCATCACCAAGTCGATCGTCGAGAGCCACGGCGGCTCCATCCACTGCGTCAGCTCCCCCGGGAAGGGAAGCCGTTTCACGGTGACGCTGCCGCTCAACGGCGACGTGGGCCGGGCGCCGCACGACACCCTGGAGGACTCCGTCTAGGTGGTCGCCGTCCTGGTCACCGCGCTGCTCACCGCCGCGCTGGCGTATGCGCTGTTCGCCCTTGCCGGCGCGGATCCGCGCACCGTCCTGCCGGGGCGGGCACGGCTGCCGCTCGCGCTGCTCGCCGGCGTCCTCGCGGGCGCGGGCAGCGCCGTCACGGCCGACTGGTGGACGCTCCCGCTCGTGGGATGCCTCGCGGCCTTCGGCGTGCTCCTGGGCGCCATCGACGCCCGCTCGAAGCTGCTGCCGAACGCCGTCCTCGTCCGCTTCACGGCAATGGCCCTCCTCCTGCTGCTCCTCGCGGCGGTCGGGGGCGGCCACTGGGGCGGTCTGCTCGGCGCCGCGGCAGGCGCGGCGGCGCTGTTCGCGGTGTACTTCGTCCTCGCACTCGTCAACCCTGCGGGCATGGGGATGGGGGACGTGAAGCTCGCCGCCGTGCTGGGTCTCTTCGGGGGCTGGGCCGGCGCCTCCGCCTGGCTGGGTACACTCCTCGGCGGGTTCCTGCTCGGGGGGCTGGCCGGGCTCGGGGTGCTGCTGTTCCGGCGCGGCTCACGCGGTTCGACCTTCCCCTTCGGCCCCGGCATGCTGGCCGCCGCGTTCGCGAGCTTCGTCCTCCTCGGCTGACCGGCAACGCCTGCCTCACCTGACCGGCAGCGTGTGCCTCACCTGACCAGAAGTGCGCCGTCGCCTAGCCGGACGGCGCGTCGTCGTCGTCGTCGTCGACGATCATGGCGCCGGCCTCCGGTGTCCCGGGCCGGATGAGGTGCCCGGCGTTCCGCCGCGCACGGGTGAGCCCGGCCCGCTCCGCGAGCTCGTCGCCGCCCGGGTAGGCGATCTCCTCCAGCACGAGTGGATGCGGCGCGGCCAGGATGGACCGGGCGTCCTTGAGGCGGGCGGCCAGCCGCTCGGCCAGCCACACCGGGGGCATCTCTCCGGACCCGACGCGCAGCGTCGATCCGATCAGGGCGCGCACCATGTTGTGGCAGAACGCGTCCGCCTGCACGGTCGCCGTGATGACGCCGTCGTGCCCGCGGACGAACTCGTACCGCTGCAGCTCGCGGATCGTCGTGGCGCCCTCGCGGGGCTTGCAGAACGCGGCGAAGTCCTGCATCCCCAGGAGATGGGCGGCCCCTTCGTTGAGCCGCGCGACGTCGAGGGAGGCGGGATGCCAGAGCGTGGTGTGGCGGCGCAGCGGGTCCTGCCCGGTCACCGCGTCCGCGATGGCATAGCTGTAACGGCGCCAGAGCGCGGAGAACCGTGCGTCGAACCCCTCGGGTGCCCGGGTGGCCGACCGGACGACGACGGCCGGCACCGAGTTCCTGACGGACCGGCCGCGCCCGGTGATTCCCTCGGTGAGCACGCGGTTGACCGTACCGGTGAGGCGCCGCACGAAGGCCTCCGACGGCTCCATGTCCCGGCCGCGGGCCATGGAGTCCCATTCGACCCGGGTGAGGTCCACGTGCGCCACCTGACCCCGGGCGTGGACCCCGGCGTCGGTCCGTCCGCCCACGGTGAGCCGGGCCTGGCGGCGCAGGAGCGTGAAGAGGGCGTCCTCGAGCACGCCCTGAACGGTGGTGAGCCCGGGCTGGAGGGCCCAGCCGGAGAACAGGGCACCGTCGTAGGCGAGGTCGAGCCGGACACGCAAGAGCCCGCCGTCCCTCGAAGGGGCGGCGGGCTCTTGCGTAGTCATGGCGTGCGTCGGGCGGGAAGAATTACTTCTTCTCGTCCTCCACGACGCCTTCGACGACGACGACCTCGTCGGTGCCGGCCTCGGCATCGATCGTGGTGTCCTCGGCGGCGACCTCTTCGGCGGATGCTGCCGACTCGGCGGACTCGGCCGAATCGACGGAGTCAGCGGACTCGGGCGAATCCACGGAATCCACGGACTCGGGCGACTCGACGGGCGCTGCTGCGGCGGGGACCGACGTGGCCTGCTCGGCCTCGGCGACCACGGACTGCTTCGCCGACATGGGCTCCAGCACGAGCTCGATGACAGCCATGGGAGCGTTGTCGCCCTTGCGGTTGCCGATCTTCGTGATGCGGGTGTAGCCACCCTCGCGGTTGGCGACAGCGGGGGCGATGTCCGTGAACAGCTCGTGGACGATGCTCTTGCTGCTGATGACACCGAGGACACGACGACGCGACGCGAGGTCGCCCTTCTTCGCGAACGTGATGAGACGCTCGGCGTAGGGGCGGAGGCGCTTGGCCTTGGTCACCGTGGTGGTGATCCGCTTGTGCTCGAACAGTGAGGCGGCCAGGTTGGCGAGCATCAGGCGTTCGTGCGCCGGACCGCCTCCAAGGCGTGGGCCCTTTGTAGGTGTGGGCATGATTCTTTCTCCTCATTAGGTGTCCGTCCCGCCGCTCGGATGAGCAGCGGGCGGACAGATAGCGTGTTAGACCTCTTCGTCGCCGAAGGGGGCGTCGTCCTCTTCGATGGCTGCGGCGCGGGCGGCGAGGTCGAACCCTGGAGGGGAATCCTTCAGGGACAGACCGAGCTCCACGAGCTTCGCCTTGACCTCGTCGATGGACTTCGCACCGAAGTTGCGGATGTCCATGAGATCGGCCTCGGAGCGTGCAACGAGTTCACCCACGGAGTGGATGCCCTCGCGCTTGAGGCAGTTGTACGAGCGGACCGTCAGTTCGAGGTCCTCGATCGGCAGCGCCATGTCCGCAGCAAGCGCTGCGTCCGTCGGCGACGGGCCGATCTCGATGCCCTCGGCGGCGGTGTTCAGCTCGCGGGCGAGGCCGAACAGCTCCACCAGGGTGGTGCCGGCCGAAGCGACGGCGTCGCGCGGGGCGATGGCGTCCTTCGTCTCGACGTCGACGATGAGCTTGTCGAAGTCGGTGCGCTGCTCCACACGGGTGGCTTCCACACGGAAGGTCACCTTGAGGACCGGCGAGTAGATGGAGTCGACCGGGATGCGGCCGATCTCCGAGTCACCGGACTTGTTCTGCGAGGCCGAGACGTACCCGCGTCCACGCTCGATGGTCAGCTCGAGTTCGAACTTGCCCTTCGAGTTGAGGGTCGCGATGTGGAGGTCCGGGTTGTGGAACTCGACGCCGGCGGGGGGCGCGATGTCCGCAGCGGTGACGACGCCGGGTCCCTGCTTGCGCAGGTAGGCGACGACGGGCTCGTCGTGCTCCGAGGAGACGGCGAGGTTCTTGATGTTCAGGATGATCTCGGTGACATCCTCCTTCACCCCGGGAACCGTGGTGAATTCGTGCAGGACGCCGTCGATGCGGATGCTGGTGACTGCGGCACCGGGGATCGAGGACAGCAGCGTGCGGCGGAGCGAGTTGCCGAGGGTGTAGCCGAAGCCGGGCTCGAGCGGCTCGATGACGAACCGCGAGCGGTTGTCGGCGACTACTTCTTCAGTCAGGGTGGGGCGCTGTGCAATAAGCACTTACATTTCCTTTCGGGAAGCATCCGCTATATGACGCTTCCAAATGGGCGGGACTGCTGGTCGGCCGGCTCAATAGCAGCTGGAACGGCACCGAACCGCCCTGCCGGAACCTGGGTTCCTGCAAGGCGGCACGGTGACCGGGAGGCTGATTAGACGCGGCGGCGCTTGGGCGGACGGCAGCCGTTGTGCGCGCTCGGGGTGACGTCCGAGATGGAGCCCACCTCGAGGCCGGTGGCCTGCAGCGAGCGGATCGCGGTCTCGCGGCCCGATCCGGGGCCCTTCACGAAGACGTCGACCTTCTTGACGCCGTGTTCCTGCGCACGCTTGGCAGCCGCTTCGGCAGCCATCTGCGCCGCGAACGGCGTCGACTTGCGTGAACCCTTGAACCCGACCTCACCGGCGGAGGCCCAGGAGATGACTGCTCCGCTGGGGTCCGTGATGGACACGATCGTGTTGTTGAAGGTGCTCTTGATGTGCGCCTGGCCGAGGGTGATGTTCTTCTTGTCCTTGCGACGCGGCTTACGCACCGCTCCACGAGTCTTGGGGGGCATTACTTCTCCTACGAAGGTATTGGGTAGAGCATTGATCGACTGATCGGAAGTTCTCCGGTGATTTGGACAATCACCGAGCGGATGGGCCCCTGATGGCGGGGTTCCCTGGCCGGGCGAGCGCTAGCGGGTCCGGTCAGGGTGCCATCAGAAATTAGCGTCCGACCTTCTTCTTGCCTGCGACCGTACGCTTCGGACCCTTGCGGGTACGGGCGTTCGTCTTCGTACGCTGTCCGCGTACGGGAAGGCCGCGGCGGTGCCGAATGCCTTCGTAGCTGCCGATCTCGACCTTGCGGCGGATATCGGCTGCGACCTCGCGACGGAGGTCACCCTCGACCTTGAAGTTGCCTTCGATGTAGTCGCGGAGCTGGACCAGCTCGACGTCGGAGAGGTCCTTG
This window contains:
- a CDS encoding Hpt domain-containing protein, whose translation is MLPNAPHPNPPLVDLTVLAHLEQQFNDAGPARAFARDYIAGFGDRCLRLTRSVADQDLPAALEAALSLRNSSLMLGAERLVALTAAFEAAISSADLDAARRALPGIERCGLDTIRELETRYLDPA
- a CDS encoding response regulator transcription factor — protein: MSDPGVAVVIEDDADVRNLVGAVLRQSGFDVHVAPNGRAGVDLVRMHDATVVTVDVGLPDIDGYEVLRRIRGFTNCYVVMLTSRGDELDTLTALQSGADDYLTKPFRPRELRARIAAMLRRPRAAPEPDVEGPGPTTSAPSEASAPAGGASPVFEHNGLALNASARTVVVDGRDLPLTRSEFDLLNEMLKSSGAVRTKADLVRVVRGDYYGEDTYISDSDERAIEVHIGNLRRKLEEDPKNPRWLQTVRGVGYRLTPVRA
- a CDS encoding sensor histidine kinase, whose translation is MASGSSTSWSSAASRMSIGRAGILCQVPLTLIVVVLSLTAPVLRPGLMADPTYELGFWLILILLALCVVVPWNELPRGTVLVIPVLDFVAIALLRTGAMDVQPALGVLAVFPVLWLMRSALPTWAALACSVGGSLLITAWPFLDSFDPTLLSSYAGALLLPVLMLCIGVTIRVMSAGADARQAELERKDRELTDLLNAAIDRERVLTAILNTVDVGLTAVDAHGSTTLTNRQQELFNRLSAGDDEHDTLLFGPDRVTPLPPDRRPVHRALTGETFADQLVWVGDGDAQRALSTAARPIKNADGGITGALVACSDVTELVEAVTAKDTFISNISHEFHAPLTSVLGYLELVLEDDHPLPAHLAGYVDVAGRNAERVLHLVADLLSTAGDRVRVHPRPVDLAAVIEMSVRSNRLRAQKNGVRLRTDTHSPLWTLIDPLRISQVLDNLLSNAIKYSPEGGLVIVRAEETESEINLHVDDRGMGMTEQEAGQVFSRFYRTPAARRADIDGAGLGLAITKSIVESHGGSIHCVSSPGKGSRFTVTLPLNGDVGRAPHDTLEDSV
- a CDS encoding prepilin peptidase — translated: MVAVLVTALLTAALAYALFALAGADPRTVLPGRARLPLALLAGVLAGAGSAVTADWWTLPLVGCLAAFGVLLGAIDARSKLLPNAVLVRFTAMALLLLLLAAVGGGHWGGLLGAAAGAAALFAVYFVLALVNPAGMGMGDVKLAAVLGLFGGWAGASAWLGTLLGGFLLGGLAGLGVLLFRRGSRGSTFPFGPGMLAAAFASFVLLG
- a CDS encoding tRNA pseudouridine synthase A, with protein sequence MTTQEPAAPSRDGGLLRVRLDLAYDGALFSGWALQPGLTTVQGVLEDALFTLLRRQARLTVGGRTDAGVHARGQVAHVDLTRVEWDSMARGRDMEPSEAFVRRLTGTVNRVLTEGITGRGRSVRNSVPAVVVRSATRAPEGFDARFSALWRRYSYAIADAVTGQDPLRRHTTLWHPASLDVARLNEGAAHLLGMQDFAAFCKPREGATTIRELQRYEFVRGHDGVITATVQADAFCHNMVRALIGSTLRVGSGEMPPVWLAERLAARLKDARSILAAPHPLVLEEIAYPGGDELAERAGLTRARRNAGHLIRPGTPEAGAMIVDDDDDDAPSG
- the rplQ gene encoding 50S ribosomal protein L17, with product MPTPTKGPRLGGGPAHERLMLANLAASLFEHKRITTTVTKAKRLRPYAERLITFAKKGDLASRRRVLGVISSKSIVHELFTDIAPAVANREGGYTRITKIGNRKGDNAPMAVIELVLEPMSAKQSVVAEAEQATSVPAAAAPVESPESVDSVDSPESADSVDSAESAESAASAEEVAAEDTTIDAEAGTDEVVVVEGVVEDEKK
- a CDS encoding DNA-directed RNA polymerase subunit alpha, which encodes MLIAQRPTLTEEVVADNRSRFVIEPLEPGFGYTLGNSLRRTLLSSIPGAAVTSIRIDGVLHEFTTVPGVKEDVTEIILNIKNLAVSSEHDEPVVAYLRKQGPGVVTAADIAPPAGVEFHNPDLHIATLNSKGKFELELTIERGRGYVSASQNKSGDSEIGRIPVDSIYSPVLKVTFRVEATRVEQRTDFDKLIVDVETKDAIAPRDAVASAGTTLVELFGLARELNTAAEGIEIGPSPTDAALAADMALPIEDLELTVRSYNCLKREGIHSVGELVARSEADLMDIRNFGAKSIDEVKAKLVELGLSLKDSPPGFDLAARAAAIEEDDAPFGDEEV
- the rpsK gene encoding 30S ribosomal protein S11 encodes the protein MPPKTRGAVRKPRRKDKKNITLGQAHIKSTFNNTIVSITDPSGAVISWASAGEVGFKGSRKSTPFAAQMAAEAAAKRAQEHGVKKVDVFVKGPGSGRETAIRSLQATGLEVGSISDVTPSAHNGCRPPKRRRV
- the rpsM gene encoding 30S ribosomal protein S13 — its product is MARLAGVDIPREKRVVIALTYIYGVGKTRAEKTIVDTGISPNTRVKDLSDVELVQLRDYIEGNFKVEGDLRREVAADIRRKVEIGSYEGIRHRRGLPVRGQRTKTNARTRKGPKRTVAGKKKVGR